The proteins below are encoded in one region of Natronococcus sp. CG52:
- the melA gene encoding alpha-glucosidase/alpha-galactosidase, with protein MTKIAFIGAGSMVFAKNLVGDILSFEALEDSTIALMDIDEHRLAQTTEVAEKMVENGRVEATIESTTDRREALDGADYVLNMINVGGTEPFENEIRIPEEYGVEQSIGDTLGPGGIFRGLRTIPTMLDVARDMEELCPDALLMNYTNPMAIVCWAVDEATDVEIVGLCHSVPHTAEAIAEYVDVPQAELDYWVAGINHMAWFLECTRDGQDVYPLLEEAMEDETTYRKDTVRFELLKHFGAFVTESSHHNSEYLPYFRTDEKVIEELTGTNYAERMPTATYLEGWKKRSEERDNALADVDSEDVSIERSEEYASRLIHSLETDTPRRLNLNVRNDAGHIRNLENDACVEVPCLVDGTGIRPCSVGKLPPQLAALDRTNVNVQRLAVKGALEGNRDAVHQAIKLDPLTAAELDLDEIHEMTEELIAANEAYLPALS; from the coding sequence ATGACAAAGATCGCGTTCATCGGAGCGGGGAGTATGGTCTTCGCCAAGAACCTGGTCGGGGACATCCTGTCGTTCGAAGCGCTCGAGGACAGCACGATCGCGCTAATGGATATCGACGAGCACCGCCTCGCACAGACGACCGAGGTCGCCGAGAAGATGGTCGAGAACGGTCGAGTCGAGGCGACGATAGAGTCGACGACGGACCGACGGGAGGCGCTCGACGGCGCCGACTACGTGCTCAACATGATCAACGTCGGCGGCACGGAACCGTTCGAGAACGAGATCCGGATTCCGGAGGAGTACGGCGTCGAGCAATCGATCGGGGACACGCTTGGCCCGGGCGGCATCTTCCGGGGGCTCCGGACGATCCCGACGATGCTCGACGTCGCTCGAGACATGGAGGAACTCTGTCCCGACGCGCTGCTCATGAACTACACGAACCCGATGGCGATCGTCTGCTGGGCCGTGGACGAGGCCACGGACGTCGAGATCGTCGGACTCTGTCACAGCGTCCCCCACACCGCGGAGGCGATCGCGGAGTACGTCGACGTTCCCCAGGCGGAACTCGACTACTGGGTCGCCGGGATCAACCACATGGCGTGGTTCCTCGAGTGTACGCGGGACGGGCAGGACGTCTATCCGCTGCTCGAGGAAGCGATGGAGGACGAAACGACCTACCGGAAGGACACGGTTCGGTTCGAACTGTTGAAACACTTCGGAGCCTTCGTCACCGAGTCGAGCCATCACAACTCGGAGTACCTCCCCTACTTCCGCACGGACGAGAAGGTAATCGAGGAGTTGACCGGGACGAACTACGCCGAGCGCATGCCGACCGCGACGTACCTCGAGGGCTGGAAGAAGCGGTCCGAGGAGCGGGACAACGCGCTCGCCGACGTCGATTCCGAGGACGTCTCGATCGAACGCTCGGAGGAGTACGCCTCCCGGCTCATTCACTCGCTCGAGACGGACACGCCGAGACGACTCAACCTGAACGTGCGAAACGACGCGGGTCACATCCGGAATCTGGAGAACGACGCGTGTGTGGAGGTCCCGTGTCTGGTCGACGGAACGGGTATCCGGCCGTGTTCGGTCGGAAAGCTCCCGCCGCAGCTCGCCGCGCTCGACCGCACCAACGTGAACGTTCAGCGCCTCGCAGTGAAGGGGGCGCTCGAAGGGAACCGCGACGCCGTCCACCAGGCGATCAAGCTCGATCCGCTGACGGCGGCCGAACTCGATCTCGACGAGATTCACGAGATGACCGAGGAACTCATCGCGGCTAACGAAGCGTACCTGCCGGCCCTCAGCTGA